The DNA window CAGCGCCAGCAGCGCCGCGAGCACGGCCCCCGTCAGGACCTCGGTCATGTTTTGGACCGAAAGCCCCGCCAGAATCGGTGTGCCGAGGCCGCCGGCGCCGATAAACGCAGCGAGCACCGCTGTGCCGACCGTGATGACCGCGGCGGTGCGAATTCCCGCCAGAATGACGGGGAGAGCGAGCGGCATTGTGACGTAACGCAACCGCTGCCACCCTGTCATACCCATCCCCTTGGCAGCGTCGAGCACGGGGGGGTCGACGTCCTCTATCCCCTGCTTCGTATTACGAATGATCGGCAGCAGCGCATAGAGGAACAACGCGGTGACCGCCTCGTTCCATCCGCCGCTGCTGGAGCCGGCGAAGAGCGGAATCATAAACACCAGAAGAGCAAGGCTCGGAATTGTTTGCAAGATGCCCGCGCCACCGATAGTCACCGCAGCAATTGCTCGGTTGCGAATTGCCAGCAAACCGAGCGGCACGCCAACCATTATGGCAAACGCCAAGGCGGTAAGCGTCATCGCCAAGTGCTCTCCAGTATACCGGGCCAGCTTGTATCGGTCGGCGGAAACCATCTCAAAGAAGCTCATCTCCCTGCGGCTTCGGAACCTTGAGGGAGCGGCAGTCCCTTTAGATACAGTGGCTTGTGTCGCCGGCGCAACAAAACCGCGGTCCAGGAAATCGCGGACGACCTCTTCGACCGAACGACCCGCAACTTCGACCGCGTAATTGAGCCTGCGCATCGTCTCGTCATCGAAGCGGCCGGAAATCCGCCCAATCACGCCAAGCAGGGCGGCATCGTTGGCGACCTTCGGCCCATAGAGATACGAGGCGTCATAGGGCGGCCAGAAATTCCGGTCATCCTTGAGCACGACCATGTCGTAGAGGGCGATGAGCCCCTCGGTTGAGTAGACATCGATGACATCCGCCTCGTCGTTCTTGAAGAGCTCATAGGCGAGGCCGTGTTCGACG is part of the Nitrospinota bacterium genome and encodes:
- a CDS encoding ABC transporter permease subunit; the encoded protein is MRDRRRPLAVLSALLGFALAFSPGRAIRAQEAGRERPLVVAAKKFPESVVLAEVLAQLVERDLGRTVIRKMNMGNTAILFESLKAGKIDIYPEYTGTALLSLKRGPKKRTSAGVRLAVERGMLEEHGLYWGPPLGFNNTYALGLRGAIAREHNVSTISDLVRLHATGVGVRFAVTHEFLGRDDGWDGLRAAYGLGGAPRGVEHGLAYELFKNDEADVIDVYSTEGLIALYDMVVLKDDRNFWPPYDASYLYGPKVANDAALLGVIGRISGRFDDETMRRLNYAVEVAGRSVEEVVRDFLDRGFVAPATQATVSKGTAAPSRFRSRREMSFFEMVSADRYKLARYTGEHLAMTLTALAFAIMVGVPLGLLAIRNRAIAAVTIGGAGILQTIPSLALLVFMIPLFAGSSSGGWNEAVTALFLYALLPIIRNTKQGIEDVDPPVLDAAKGMGMTGWQRLRYVTMPLALPVILAGIRTAAVITVGTAVLAAFIGAGGLGTPILAGLSVQNMTEVLTGAVLAALLALVIDGAFSLLQRSVTPEV